A stretch of Halichondria panicea chromosome 1, odHalPani1.1, whole genome shotgun sequence DNA encodes these proteins:
- the LOC135352243 gene encoding uncharacterized protein LOC135352243 isoform X2 has translation MATQATPDHSPEYLSFQENFEALVSTFKAQTAAYADSLFSNGYIPDEVLEYSRLNGVMDSDKSRKILDTIIHRIKLNPSVFHGFIAAIAGPSTDDVVKKLHDSYERHKTATSRVEQPPLSPPPHQQPPPEASTSFSFPHLDTSSLDEDIRIELEDRLIRDTRKMIISFTAFTLIIQRSFENQRIPLERIKDLILSLDAFNDGIGVKVLDPEDKQEIKNAKNLPEVFMTLRDYISFFNYEIVQYLIELLGSPDDQAQLREHCSALDQFCHRNVFEVPAESFSSKSRMKTAKVFVLKCTERVATLEYVKRLTSRIAEALGLQRAALQLRSVKQGCLELHFLVTVAVAKRIYPVSPTVQAALSVMGVKVLTCGSTDEVETFLLEQDLSKLKLEGIEEMSKDTRISTTTFTPMKVTKDTRGSDTLEATKRESKDTQPVKKAHTEQIEHKDAELVRRDAIIQQQRQGPPPRELRPPLTLKWRRGKDMPIKMDGSVQSVVIGDTVYVGGGIADNDRDMCTVMKLEQDQWAKLAEYTAKWFAMTSLANRLVLVGGTDPRNNKCTNQLALLESGEWTHPYPPMNIARSSSTALSFNNDIIAAGGFDDKGYTSSVEVLDVASRRWYIAQSLPNPRSELKSTLIGNTLYLMGGWDINVTVTKTVYHVDLNELIAKARSNLDTPTLWQTLREVPLRLSAPLSIGGSLLAVGGVNNRGNPSSSIHLYQPDTRRWVKVGDLPTARYSCTCSVLPSGEVIVAGGQTSAYINYIPTVDFFSISAN, from the exons ATGGCCACTCAAGCAACCCCCGACCATTCTCCAGAGTACCTGTCCTTTCAAGAGAACTTTGAAGCATTGGTGTCCACCTTCAAAGCTCAAACTGCTGCATATGCTGATAGCCTCTTCTCCAATGGCTACATACCAGATGAAGTTCTCGAGTACTCTAGACTGAATGGAGTCATGGATTCCGATAAGTCTCGAAAGATTTTAGATACCATCATCCATCGAATTAAGCTCAATCCCAGTGTATTCCATGGCTTTATTGCTGCCATCGCTGGCCCTTCTACTGACGATGTTGTCAAGAAGCTGCACGATAGTTACGAGCGTCACAAGACTGCAACCAGCCGTGTTGAACAGCCACCACTCtctccacccccacaccagCAACCTCCACCAGAGGCTTCGACGTCCTTCAGCTTCCCACACCTCGACACCTCTAGCCTTGATGAGGATATTAGAATTGAATTGGAGGATCGGCTCATACGTGATACAAGGAAAATGATAATTAGTTTCACTGCTTTTACTCTAATTATCCAAAGATCATTTGAAAACCAACGAATCCCTTTGGAAAGGATTAAAGATCTTATTCTCAGCCTTGACGCTTTCAACGACGGGATTGGAGTCAAAGTACTTGATCCAGAAGATAAGCAAGAAATCAAAAATGCCAAAAATTTGCCTGAAGTCTTCATGACTCTACGTGATTACATCTCCTTCTTCAATTATGAGATAGTGCAGTACCTCATCGAGCTGCTGGGATCACCAGACGACCAAGCACAACTGCGTGAGCATTGTTCTGCACTTGATCAGTTCTGTCATCGAAATGTGTTTGAAGTTCCGGCCGAATCTTTCTCTTCAAAATCTCGTATGAAAACGGCCAAAGTATTTGTTCTCAAGTGCACGGAGCGAGTAGCCACACTGGAGTATGTGAAAAGGCTGACTTCAAGAATTGCTGAAGCACTTGGTCTACAAAGAGCAGCGCTACAACTCCGTTCAGTCAAACAAGGCTGCTTGGAGCTCCACTTTCTCGTCACTGTAGCTGTTGCCAAGCGTATCTACCCAGTGTCCCCTACTGTACAGGCTGCTCTCAGTGTGATGGGGGTCAAAGTTCTCACCTGTGGAAGTACGGATGAGGTGGAGACATTTCTGCTGGAACA GGATCTGAGCAAACTCAAACTAGAAGGTATTGAGGAGATGTCTAAAGACACAAGAATAAGCACGACAACCTTCACTCCAATGAAGGTCACTAAAG ATACAAGAGGCTCGGACAcattggaggcaacaaagagggagtcaaaggacactcaaccagtcaagaag gcacacacGGAACAGATcgagcacaaagatgctgagctggtcaggagagacgccatcattcaacagcagagacag ggtccccctcccagagagttgagacctccactcactctgaaatggagaagaggaaaagacatgccaatcaagatggatggctcggtacagagtgttgttatcggtgacacggtgtatgttggtggaggtattgcagacaatgatcgtgacatgtgtacagtgatgaagctcgagcaagatcaatgggcCAAACTagcagagtacactgccaagtggtttgctatgacatcactcgctaatcgactagtgctggtgggaggaacTGATCCGAGAAATAACAAATGCACTAATCAACTAGCACTGTTggagtcaggggaatggactcacccgtacccaccaatgaacattgctcgttctTCCTCAACGGCTCTCTCCTTCAACAACGACATCATTGCAGCTGGTGGGTTTGATGATAAAGGatatacctcctctgtggaggtgttggacgtggcatcaagaagatggtacattgctcagtcactacctaacccacgatcagaactgaaatcgactctcataggaaacaccctctacctaatgggaggttGGGATATAAATGTGACAGTAACCAAGACAGTGTACCATGttgacctcaatgaactcattgcaaaaGCCCGatccaacctggacacacccactctctggcagaccttacggGAAGTACCACTCAGGctgtcagctcctctcagtattgggggatcactattagccgttggtggagtAAACAACAGAGgcaacccaagttcatcgatccacctctaccagcctgacaccaggaggtgggtgaaagtaggagacctgcctactgcacgatacagctgcacatgctcagtacttcctagtggagaggtcattgtagccggaggacagacaagtgcatatattaattatattccaactgttgatttcttctctataagtgctaattag
- the LOC135352258 gene encoding probable serine/threonine-protein kinase kinX: MEMQASIPIGKNEEASNAIDRESDFLKSFQHPNVVQFLSTAKHPKSGSTILVVELMDCNLKSYFSGLDEESLTSKYEISLSKDMACGLAYIHSKQIIHRDLCGDNVLLKLTRPVPVAKISDFGMSRLYDPSKLSHTLTAIGHRMGYLPLEAIRLDKDNYDNSLDVFSLGAIMMQIVCKLKTIKSVEDRSFHVAQIPHTHRLRKLIDSCLQEDMRRRPSARDIYTYLTTSSDPVEATKKESKDPHPVKKAHSEQIEHKDAELVRRDAIIQQQRQGPPPRELRPPLTLKWRIGKDMPIKMGTTVQSVVIGETGVCWWR; the protein is encoded by the exons ATGGAGATGCAGGCAAGTATTCCAATCGGCAAAAACGAAGAAGCTAGCAATGCAATTGATCGTGAGAGtgattttctcaagtcgttccagcacccaaacgttgttcagtttttgtcgactgccaagcaccccaaatcagggagtacaatcctcgttgttgagctgatggattgcaatctgaaATCCTATTTCTCCggccttgatgaagagtccctcactagcAAATAtgaaattagcctctccaaagacatggcttgtggtctggcctacattcacagcaagcagattatccatcgtgacctctgtggtgataacgtcttgctgaagctTACACGACCAGTGCCTGTCGCAAAGATatccgactttggcatgtcacggctatacgatccctccaagcttagccacaccctcacagccattggtcaccgtatggggtatctacctctcgaggctattcgattggaCAAGGATAATTACGATAATAGCTTGGATGTGTTCTCTCTTGGGGCGATTATGAtgcagattgtttgcaagctgaagacgatcaaatctgtggaagatcgatcattccatgttgcccagatacctcacacacacaggttgaggaagcttatcgacagttgtttgcaagaagacatgaggaggagaccatctgccagggacatct ATACTTACCTGACAACAAGCTCGGacccagtggaggcaacaaagaaggaGTCAAAGGACCCTCATccagtcaagaag gcacacagtGAACAAAttgagcacaaagatgctgagctggtcaggagagacgccatcattcaacagcagagacag ggtccccctcccagagagttgagacctccactcactctaaAATGGAGAataggaaaagacatgccaatcaagatgggtaccacggtacagagtgttgttatcggtgagaccggtgtatgttggtggaggtag